A single region of the Lactobacillus xylocopicola genome encodes:
- a CDS encoding ABC transporter ATP-binding protein, with the protein MSQEIVKLNQITKKYGQRTILDQFSMTVNRGDFIALLGPSGSGKSTILNIIGLLEKFDNGTYLLDGISAPNANSHKATLARRNKINYLFQTFALASNMTVLQNLKLAMRFSSIPKQGINDKIATILQKVELSNRLNDTVSTMSVGEKQRVALARAFLKPGELILADEPTGSLDPKLSIQVLQLIKNLQQDQHKTIVMVTHNIDLAQETDYQISLTNNKK; encoded by the coding sequence CACAAGAAATTGTTAAGCTTAATCAAATTACCAAAAAATACGGTCAACGAACAATACTTGACCAATTTTCAATGACTGTTAACCGCGGCGATTTTATAGCTTTACTAGGCCCATCTGGATCAGGAAAGTCAACGATTTTGAATATTATCGGCTTACTAGAAAAATTTGATAACGGTACATACTTATTAGATGGTATATCCGCACCCAACGCTAACAGTCATAAAGCTACACTAGCAAGGAGAAACAAAATAAACTACCTCTTTCAAACCTTTGCCCTCGCCTCTAACATGACTGTTCTACAAAATTTGAAACTAGCCATGCGCTTCAGCTCTATACCTAAGCAAGGAATAAACGATAAAATTGCTACAATACTACAAAAAGTCGAATTATCTAATCGCTTAAATGATACAGTTTCTACAATGTCCGTTGGCGAAAAGCAGCGGGTAGCTTTAGCTAGAGCTTTTTTAAAACCTGGTGAATTGATTTTAGCAGATGAACCAACAGGTTCACTTGACCCCAAATTATCTATTCAGGTACTACAGTTAATTAAAAATTTGCAACAAGACCAACACAAAACAATCGTGATGGTTACCCATAACATAGACTTGGCTCAAGAAACTGATTATCAAATATCACTTACGAATAATAAAAAGTAA